From Oncorhynchus mykiss isolate Arlee chromosome 6, USDA_OmykA_1.1, whole genome shotgun sequence, the proteins below share one genomic window:
- the vps33b gene encoding vacuolar protein sorting-associated protein 33B isoform X1, translated as MAHSVRRDAPELPDFSLLKRLARDQLIYLLEQLPGRKDLFIEADLMSPLDRIANVTTLKQHDVDKLYKVEHKPIVSTSDQLCFLIRPRIKTVKWICDVVNADKAFGRFRRYKIIFSPQKFYACENLLEEQGIFGDVTTDEWSFYLLPLDDDIISLELPEFFRDYFLEGDQRWVRTAGSALHLLHSVYGPFSKVYGIGRCSKMAYESWREQVEEGEQRARQAEIGNVFLIDRDVDLVTPLCSQVVYEGLVDDIFRIKCGCVEFCPDVTSSDKSIKVMLNSQDKVFNEIRNEHFSQVFGFLSQKARNLQTAYDKRSGMNIKQMKTFVSEELKGLKQEHRLLSLHIGASESMMKKKTKQDFQELLKTEHSLLEGFEIRECISYIEEHINRQVSMVESMRLLCLLSLTENGLLPKDYRSLKAQFLQSYGIEHLLTFSNLKQLGLLVEQQPGETLTVMESRVGKLVNDKTAGKLTDAFSSLAKKSNFRALGRRLNLVPKSDEEYDLRVPRDMAYIFSGAYIPLSCKLIEQVLERDGWTGLEEVTRMLNGHEFAVTAGSNGSDARVKTDSQRIILVMFLGGCTFSEISALRFLGREKGIKFIVVTTAITNSARLLESMLDNHA; from the exons ATGGCTCACAGTGTCAGGAGAGATGCCCCTGAGCTCCCTGACTTCTCTCTGCTCAAGAGGCTGGCCAGGGACCAGCTCATTTACCTACTGGAACAG CTACCTGGGAGGAAGGACCTGTTCATTGAGGCAGATTTGATGAGCCCCCTAGACCGCATTGCTAATGTCACAACACTAAAG CAACATGATGTGGACAAGCTTTACAAAGTGGAACACAAACCCATTGTCAGCACCTCAGATCA ACTATGCTTCCTGATCCGCCCAAGAATAAAAACTGTCAAGTGGATATGTG ATGTGGTCAATGCAGACAAAGCATTTGGGAGATTCAGAAGATACAAGATCATATTTAGCCCTCAGAAG TTTTATGCATGCGAGAACCTTTTGGAGGAGCAGGGAATCTTTGGTG ATGTGACTACTGACGAGTGGTCATTCTACCTCCTGCCCCTGGACGATGACATCATTAGCTTGGAGCTTCCGGAATTCTTCAGAGACTACTTCTTG GAGGGAGACCAGCGCTGGGTGAGAACAGCGGGTAGTGCCCTGCATCTCCTACACTCTGTCTACGGCCCCTTCTCTAAGGTGTATGGGATCGGACGATGCTCCAAG ATGGCGTATGAATCGTGGAGGGagcaggtggaggagggggaacaGAGAGCGCGTCAAGCGGAGATCGGAAATGTGTTTCTCATTGACAGAG ATGTGGACCTTGTGACTCCTCTGTGTTCCCAGGTTGTCTATGAAGGACTTGTCGATGATATTTTCAGAATTAAATGTG GATGTGTGGAGTTTTGTCCAGATGTCACCTCCTCTGACAAGAGTATAAAAGTGATGCTAAACTCTCAAGATAAG GTTTTTAACGAGATCAGGAACGAGCATTTCTCCCAGGTGTTTGGCTTCCTAAGTCAAAAGGCCCGAAACCTCCAGACTGCATATGAT AAGCGTAGTGGAATGAACATTAAACAGATGAAGACGTTTGTGTCGGAGGAGCTGAAAGGGTTAAAACAGGAGCATCGGCTCCTCAGTCTGC ATATTGGTGCCAGTGAGTCGATGATGAAGAAGAAAACGAAGCAGGACTTCCAAGAGCTGTTGAAGACAGAGCACT CCTTACTGGAGGGGTTTGAAATCCGTGAATGTATTTCCTACATAGAGGAGCATATCAATAGACAG GTCTCTATGGTGGAAAGTATGAGACTCCTTTGTCTGCTGTCTCTCACAGAAAACG GCCTCCTTCCCAAAGATTATCGGTCATTAAAAGCCCAGTTTCTACAG AGTTATGGCATTGAACACCTACTGACGTTTTCCAACCTGAAGCAGCTAGGCCTGCTGGTGGAGCAGCAGCCTGGAGAGACCCTCACTGTCATGGAGAGCAGAGTGGGCAAACTGGTCAACGACAAAACCGCAG GAAAGCTGACTGATGCCTTCTCCTCCCTGGCCAAGAAGAGCAATTTCCGTGCCTTGGGCAGGAGGCTCAATCTG GTGCCCAAGTCAGATGAAGAGTATGACCTCCGTGTCCCTCGAGACATGGCCTATATCTTCAGTGGAGCCTACATTCCTTTGAGCTGCAAACTCATCGAACAG GTATTGGAGCGTGATGGCTGGACAGGGCTCGAGGAAGTCACCCGCATGCTCAACGGACATGAATTTGCAGTCACAG caGGGAGTAACGGATCAGACGCAAGGGTGAAGACCGATTCCCAGCGTATCATCCTAGTCATGTTCCTGGGTGGGTGCACCTTCTCAGAGATCTCAGCACTACGCTTCCTGGGCAGAGAGAAAG GTATTAAATTCATTGTGGTGACCACAGCTATCACAAACAGTGCCAGACTTCTGGAGTCTATGTTGGACAACCATGCATGA
- the vps33b gene encoding vacuolar protein sorting-associated protein 33B isoform X2 — translation MAHSVRRDAPELPDFSLLKRLARDQLIYLLEQLPGRKDLFIEADLMSPLDRIANVTTLKQHDVDKLYKVEHKPIVSTSDQLCFLIRPRIKTVKWICDVVNADKAFGRFRRYKIIFSPQKFYACENLLEEQGIFGDVTTDEWSFYLLPLDDDIISLELPEFFRDYFLEGDQRWVRTAGSALHLLHSVYGPFSKVYGIGRCSKMAYESWREQVEEGEQRARQAEIGNVFLIDRDVDLVTPLCSQVVYEGLVDDIFRIKCGCVEFCPDVTSSDKSIKVMLNSQDKVFNEIRNEHFSQVFGFLSQKARNLQTAYDKRSGMNIKQMKTFVSEELKGLKQEHRLLSLHIGASESMMKKKTKQDFQELLKTEHSLLEGFEIRECISYIEEHINRQVSMVESMRLLCLLSLTENGLLPKDYRSLKAQFLQSYGIEHLLTFSNLKQLGLLVEQQPGETLTVMESRVGKLVNDKTAGKLTDAFSSLAKKSNFRALGRRLNLVPKSDEEYDLRVPRDMAYIFSGAYIPLSCKLIEQVLERDGWTGLEEVTRMLNGHEFAVTGSNGSDARVKTDSQRIILVMFLGGCTFSEISALRFLGREKGIKFIVVTTAITNSARLLESMLDNHA, via the exons ATGGCTCACAGTGTCAGGAGAGATGCCCCTGAGCTCCCTGACTTCTCTCTGCTCAAGAGGCTGGCCAGGGACCAGCTCATTTACCTACTGGAACAG CTACCTGGGAGGAAGGACCTGTTCATTGAGGCAGATTTGATGAGCCCCCTAGACCGCATTGCTAATGTCACAACACTAAAG CAACATGATGTGGACAAGCTTTACAAAGTGGAACACAAACCCATTGTCAGCACCTCAGATCA ACTATGCTTCCTGATCCGCCCAAGAATAAAAACTGTCAAGTGGATATGTG ATGTGGTCAATGCAGACAAAGCATTTGGGAGATTCAGAAGATACAAGATCATATTTAGCCCTCAGAAG TTTTATGCATGCGAGAACCTTTTGGAGGAGCAGGGAATCTTTGGTG ATGTGACTACTGACGAGTGGTCATTCTACCTCCTGCCCCTGGACGATGACATCATTAGCTTGGAGCTTCCGGAATTCTTCAGAGACTACTTCTTG GAGGGAGACCAGCGCTGGGTGAGAACAGCGGGTAGTGCCCTGCATCTCCTACACTCTGTCTACGGCCCCTTCTCTAAGGTGTATGGGATCGGACGATGCTCCAAG ATGGCGTATGAATCGTGGAGGGagcaggtggaggagggggaacaGAGAGCGCGTCAAGCGGAGATCGGAAATGTGTTTCTCATTGACAGAG ATGTGGACCTTGTGACTCCTCTGTGTTCCCAGGTTGTCTATGAAGGACTTGTCGATGATATTTTCAGAATTAAATGTG GATGTGTGGAGTTTTGTCCAGATGTCACCTCCTCTGACAAGAGTATAAAAGTGATGCTAAACTCTCAAGATAAG GTTTTTAACGAGATCAGGAACGAGCATTTCTCCCAGGTGTTTGGCTTCCTAAGTCAAAAGGCCCGAAACCTCCAGACTGCATATGAT AAGCGTAGTGGAATGAACATTAAACAGATGAAGACGTTTGTGTCGGAGGAGCTGAAAGGGTTAAAACAGGAGCATCGGCTCCTCAGTCTGC ATATTGGTGCCAGTGAGTCGATGATGAAGAAGAAAACGAAGCAGGACTTCCAAGAGCTGTTGAAGACAGAGCACT CCTTACTGGAGGGGTTTGAAATCCGTGAATGTATTTCCTACATAGAGGAGCATATCAATAGACAG GTCTCTATGGTGGAAAGTATGAGACTCCTTTGTCTGCTGTCTCTCACAGAAAACG GCCTCCTTCCCAAAGATTATCGGTCATTAAAAGCCCAGTTTCTACAG AGTTATGGCATTGAACACCTACTGACGTTTTCCAACCTGAAGCAGCTAGGCCTGCTGGTGGAGCAGCAGCCTGGAGAGACCCTCACTGTCATGGAGAGCAGAGTGGGCAAACTGGTCAACGACAAAACCGCAG GAAAGCTGACTGATGCCTTCTCCTCCCTGGCCAAGAAGAGCAATTTCCGTGCCTTGGGCAGGAGGCTCAATCTG GTGCCCAAGTCAGATGAAGAGTATGACCTCCGTGTCCCTCGAGACATGGCCTATATCTTCAGTGGAGCCTACATTCCTTTGAGCTGCAAACTCATCGAACAG GTATTGGAGCGTGATGGCTGGACAGGGCTCGAGGAAGTCACCCGCATGCTCAACGGACATGAATTTGCAGTCACAG GGAGTAACGGATCAGACGCAAGGGTGAAGACCGATTCCCAGCGTATCATCCTAGTCATGTTCCTGGGTGGGTGCACCTTCTCAGAGATCTCAGCACTACGCTTCCTGGGCAGAGAGAAAG GTATTAAATTCATTGTGGTGACCACAGCTATCACAAACAGTGCCAGACTTCTGGAGTCTATGTTGGACAACCATGCATGA
- the vps33b gene encoding vacuolar protein sorting-associated protein 33B isoform X3, whose amino-acid sequence MAHSVRRDAPELPDFSLLKRLARDQLIYLLEQQHDVDKLYKVEHKPIVSTSDQLCFLIRPRIKTVKWICDVVNADKAFGRFRRYKIIFSPQKFYACENLLEEQGIFGDVTTDEWSFYLLPLDDDIISLELPEFFRDYFLEGDQRWVRTAGSALHLLHSVYGPFSKVYGIGRCSKMAYESWREQVEEGEQRARQAEIGNVFLIDRDVDLVTPLCSQVVYEGLVDDIFRIKCGCVEFCPDVTSSDKSIKVMLNSQDKVFNEIRNEHFSQVFGFLSQKARNLQTAYDKRSGMNIKQMKTFVSEELKGLKQEHRLLSLHIGASESMMKKKTKQDFQELLKTEHSLLEGFEIRECISYIEEHINRQVSMVESMRLLCLLSLTENGLLPKDYRSLKAQFLQSYGIEHLLTFSNLKQLGLLVEQQPGETLTVMESRVGKLVNDKTAGKLTDAFSSLAKKSNFRALGRRLNLVPKSDEEYDLRVPRDMAYIFSGAYIPLSCKLIEQVLERDGWTGLEEVTRMLNGHEFAVTAGSNGSDARVKTDSQRIILVMFLGGCTFSEISALRFLGREKGIKFIVVTTAITNSARLLESMLDNHA is encoded by the exons ATGGCTCACAGTGTCAGGAGAGATGCCCCTGAGCTCCCTGACTTCTCTCTGCTCAAGAGGCTGGCCAGGGACCAGCTCATTTACCTACTGGAACAG CAACATGATGTGGACAAGCTTTACAAAGTGGAACACAAACCCATTGTCAGCACCTCAGATCA ACTATGCTTCCTGATCCGCCCAAGAATAAAAACTGTCAAGTGGATATGTG ATGTGGTCAATGCAGACAAAGCATTTGGGAGATTCAGAAGATACAAGATCATATTTAGCCCTCAGAAG TTTTATGCATGCGAGAACCTTTTGGAGGAGCAGGGAATCTTTGGTG ATGTGACTACTGACGAGTGGTCATTCTACCTCCTGCCCCTGGACGATGACATCATTAGCTTGGAGCTTCCGGAATTCTTCAGAGACTACTTCTTG GAGGGAGACCAGCGCTGGGTGAGAACAGCGGGTAGTGCCCTGCATCTCCTACACTCTGTCTACGGCCCCTTCTCTAAGGTGTATGGGATCGGACGATGCTCCAAG ATGGCGTATGAATCGTGGAGGGagcaggtggaggagggggaacaGAGAGCGCGTCAAGCGGAGATCGGAAATGTGTTTCTCATTGACAGAG ATGTGGACCTTGTGACTCCTCTGTGTTCCCAGGTTGTCTATGAAGGACTTGTCGATGATATTTTCAGAATTAAATGTG GATGTGTGGAGTTTTGTCCAGATGTCACCTCCTCTGACAAGAGTATAAAAGTGATGCTAAACTCTCAAGATAAG GTTTTTAACGAGATCAGGAACGAGCATTTCTCCCAGGTGTTTGGCTTCCTAAGTCAAAAGGCCCGAAACCTCCAGACTGCATATGAT AAGCGTAGTGGAATGAACATTAAACAGATGAAGACGTTTGTGTCGGAGGAGCTGAAAGGGTTAAAACAGGAGCATCGGCTCCTCAGTCTGC ATATTGGTGCCAGTGAGTCGATGATGAAGAAGAAAACGAAGCAGGACTTCCAAGAGCTGTTGAAGACAGAGCACT CCTTACTGGAGGGGTTTGAAATCCGTGAATGTATTTCCTACATAGAGGAGCATATCAATAGACAG GTCTCTATGGTGGAAAGTATGAGACTCCTTTGTCTGCTGTCTCTCACAGAAAACG GCCTCCTTCCCAAAGATTATCGGTCATTAAAAGCCCAGTTTCTACAG AGTTATGGCATTGAACACCTACTGACGTTTTCCAACCTGAAGCAGCTAGGCCTGCTGGTGGAGCAGCAGCCTGGAGAGACCCTCACTGTCATGGAGAGCAGAGTGGGCAAACTGGTCAACGACAAAACCGCAG GAAAGCTGACTGATGCCTTCTCCTCCCTGGCCAAGAAGAGCAATTTCCGTGCCTTGGGCAGGAGGCTCAATCTG GTGCCCAAGTCAGATGAAGAGTATGACCTCCGTGTCCCTCGAGACATGGCCTATATCTTCAGTGGAGCCTACATTCCTTTGAGCTGCAAACTCATCGAACAG GTATTGGAGCGTGATGGCTGGACAGGGCTCGAGGAAGTCACCCGCATGCTCAACGGACATGAATTTGCAGTCACAG caGGGAGTAACGGATCAGACGCAAGGGTGAAGACCGATTCCCAGCGTATCATCCTAGTCATGTTCCTGGGTGGGTGCACCTTCTCAGAGATCTCAGCACTACGCTTCCTGGGCAGAGAGAAAG GTATTAAATTCATTGTGGTGACCACAGCTATCACAAACAGTGCCAGACTTCTGGAGTCTATGTTGGACAACCATGCATGA